Genomic DNA from Deltaproteobacteria bacterium:
GAACCTCCGGTCTCTGCGTCCCGAACGCAGCGCTCTACCAAACTGAGCCACATCCCGTTGAAGAAAAATGTCTCTAATTAAGATCGAAGTGATTTGCAACAATTATTTTATTTTCCCGTCGTCATTCGTTGGCCTGGGATGATAAAACTTGCTTGAATACGTCTGTCCGTGCAACCTAGGCGGCGGCTTTGTGGTTGTAGCTTCGTTCGGGAAATTTTCGAAAGTGTTTTTCGGGAGTAGTTTTTTTGACCGTGTTTGGGGCGTTTTTTGCGTGTCGCGCTGCCCGGTTTGTATCCACGACCGCGTGGCGCGCACGGATTGTGGCCATTACTCATGATGGCAGGAGTGCTTCGATTCCTTTTTGGAGTTTATTTTTCGTCCTGTCGCGGTAAGGCCTGGAAAAATTTCGCAGAGTAGTCTATATTCGTACACGCGCGGACAGTAATCTTTGACTGTGTTTTGGCTGATCATCAAACGGAGAGCTTTTGTGATACGGGTTGTAGTTGTCGATGACTCCGCGTTTATGCGCAAGGCCATTGGGACGATGTTGGAGAACGATGCCGAGATCGAAGTCGTGGGCACGGCCAAGAATGGCCAGGAGGGCTTGGACTTGGTCCGTCGGCTTGATCCCGACGTGGTTACCTTGGACATTGAAATGCCCGTCATGGATGGATTGACGGCGCTCAAGCATATCATGATGGAAATGCCCCGTCCGGTGATCATGATCAGTTCCCTGACCGTGGAGGGCGCCGAGGCCACGTTGAAGGCCTTGGACGCGGGCGCGGTTGACTTTATCCCCAAGAAATTGTCGCGGGTCAGTCTGGAAATTGTCAAAATCGAGCAGGATTTGCAGGCCAAGGTCAAGGCCGTGGCCAAACGCCCTGGTGGTTTTCGTCGGACACGACCACGTCCGATGCTTCCAGGTTTGCCAACATCCATGATTCCCGCTGTGTCGCGTCGTGCCGGGATGCGGAGCGTGATCGCGATTGGCGTGTCCACGGGTGGGCCTCCGGCCGTGCAGAGTATTTTGTCCCGGCTGCCGGGGGATTTTCCGGCGACCATTCTCATTGCGCAACACATGCCCCAGGCGTTTACGGGCCCTTTTGCCAAAAGGCTGAATTCATTAAGCGCACTGGATGTAAGCGAGGCACTAGACGGAGCGCCCGTGGCGCCTGGCCGGGTATATGTCGCGCCGGGTGGTTCTCATTTGCGGGTGCGGCGTGAAGGCATGCGTCTGGTGGTTGAAGTCGGTGTCGAACCCCATGACAGCTTGTACAAGCCTTCGGCCAACGAATTGCTTGCATCCGTGGCCGATGTTTGTGGGGGGCGTGCCGTGGGCATGCTTTTGACGGGGATGGGGAGCGATGGGTTGGAAGGTGCGCGAAAACTCAAGGCCAGCGGCGGAAGAATTCTTGCCCAGAGCGATGCGACGTGTGTAGTGTATGGCATGCCCAAGGCCGTGGTTGATGCCGGGCTGGCCGATGAGATCATCGACTTGCCGGACATTCCGGCAGCCTTGGTGGGGGCTTTGGTCAGGTAGCGTGGCTGCGTGACGGAAGGAATTTGGCCGTCAAAACAGGAAGGGGTGCGCGGATGAGTCATGACATGCTGGACAATCTTCGGAGCGCGGACGTGGATCTGCAGCGCGAAGGTGCGTTTCAGGCGGCCGAGGCCAGACAGGAAGAGGCTGTCCCGCTTTTGGTGGCGTTGTTGCAGAGCAGCAATCTGGGTGTGCAGGAAGCCGCCGACCATGCTTTGCGCAAGATAGGTGGCCGCAGGGCCGTGGAGGGAGTTTTGCCCTTGTTGCGGAGCGATCATCCGCCAGTCCGTAATCTGGCCATGGATTTACTTCGCGCTCTAGGTGGAGAACATCTCGATTTGCTTTTGCCCCTGCTCAAGGACGAGGACCCCGACGTTCGAATTTTTATGTCCGATATTCTTGGCGCCACGGATAATGTCTTGGCCGTGTCTTCACTGTGCGAGGCCTTGCTCCGCGATCCAGAGGTCAATGTGCGGTATCAGGCCGCGGTCAGCCTGGGCAATTTGGCGCGGCCCGAAGCGGTTAAAAGTCTGAATCAGGCTCTGGACGACGATGAATGGGTGCAGTTCGCGGTGATCGAGGCCCTGATGAAGATCCGGGATGATTCGTCGATCAACGCGTTTGCCCGCGCTTTGGATCGTAGTTCCGAGTTGGTTGGGTCCATGATCATTGATGCCTTGGGCGAAATGGGCAACATCAAGGCCGCGCCCATGCTTCTGAAGCGTCTGGACAGTTCGGATGCGGCCTTGCGGAACAAGGTTTTGCGCGCCATCGTGCGCATCATGGGCGGCAAGAGCCTGGCGTTGCTGGCTGCCGACGAACGCGTTCGGGTTGGGCGGTATCTGCTTTCGGCATTGGACGACGAGGACGCGGAAGTGCAGGACTCGGCCATGGTTGGGTTGGGCTATGTTGGAGATAACAAGGCCATGGCTCGGATTTTGGATGTGGCGGGCGCCCTTGATCCGGATCGGGATCTGGAAAGGGTCGGTCTGGCCGTTGACGCATTGGTGCGTATCGGCGCCTTGGACGAGCTGGGAAAGGCGTTGCTTTGCCCCAATGAAGGGGCGGCCCAGATCGCGGCGTTGGTTTTGGAACGGATCGGAACACCCGAGGCCGTGGCCATGCTGATCCATGCGTTTGCGTCCAGCGAGAGGGACATGCAGCGGTCCTTGGCGGCCGGGGTGGCCCGGGTGGCTGGCGAAGAGGCCAAGGGCTTTTTTTTGGATGTACTGAAGACCACGTCGGACGGCACTATCCTCAAACAGTCCTTGTTTTTTTTGGGAACAAAATTGCGTTGCCCGGATTGCGTGGAAGCCATTTTGGCTCATCTGAGTCATCCGTACCATGACGTCAAGGAGGCGGCCCTGGACGCGGCTGTCGCCGTGGGCTCGGAGCCGGTGGCGCGGTATTTTCAATCCATGAGCACGGCGGCCGACTCCATGAGCCGCCTCATGGGCTTGTACGGCTTGGGACGGATAGATGTTCGCGCTCACTCGTCCGAGCTGCTGCGGGGGTTGTCGGATGAGTCCGCCGATGTCCGTAAAATATGTCTGGAAGCGTTGGGGAGCATGGCGCATGAGCCCCGGATTTTTTCCGCCTTGCTCGGTTTGGCTCGTGACGAAGTGCCCGAGGTGCGTTTGGCGCTGGTTGAAACCATGGGCCGGGTTTGTTCGGACGAGGCGTGGGATTTTTTGTGCCGCGCCCTGAAGGACGAGGACGACTGGGTGCGCATTCGGGCCGTGGAGGCCCTGGCGGACTGCACCTTCAGCCAAGGTGTTCCGGCCATCATCGGCTTGCTCGAGGACCGAAATCAACTTGTGGTGCTCAAGGCTTTGTCTGCTTTGGGGCGCATGGGTGGGCAGGCCGCGTTCAGGGCGCTCATGGCCACCCTCGACCACGAGGATCCGGAGATTCAGGCCGCTGCGGAGCAGGCTCTTGACGTGTTACAGGCTCATTCCGGGGAGGTGTGTTGATGTCCGGTCTTTTTTCCAAGACCATCACCCTGACCAAGGAACTCAAGGTCAACGACGAGGAATTCGTCAACCTGCGTGATTTCGTTTATGAGCAAAGCGGAATTTTTATTGCTGATAACCGGAAGTATTTGCTTGAAAATCGTCTTGGCAACCGCCTCAAGGAGCTCAATCTCAAAAGTTTTGGGGAATATTTTTATTTTCTCAAATACGATTCGGGCCGCAAGAGCGAACTCAACCGCTTGTTCGAGGTCATCACCACCAATGAAACCAGTTTTTATCGTAATCCACCGCAGTTGCAGGTCTTTCAGGACGTGATCCTGAAAGAGGCTCTGGAGGCCAGACGCAAGGCCGGGGACAGATCCTTGCGGATTTGGTCGGCGGGCTGCTCCACGGGCGAGGAACCTTACACTTTGTCGATCATGTTGCACGAGGTTTTGCGGTTTGAAATCGCATCCTGGGATATCCGCATCACGGCCAGCGACCTGTCCGAGGGCGTGCTCCATTCTGCCAGACGCGGCGTCTACACGGAATACGCCCTGCGGACAACGCCCAAGGAAATTGTCACCCGTTACTTCGACAAGGACGGAGATGGACGTTTCCGGATCAAGAACGAGATCCGCAATCTGGTCCAGTTCGGACAGTTGAATTTGAGCGACCGGATGCAGATCAAGCGGGTGGAGCGTTCCCAGATCGTGTTTTGTCGCAACGTGATCATCTATTTCGACGAGGAGATGAAGCGCCAGGTTATCGGCGGCTTTTATGATAATTTGTTGCCTGGCGGATATTTGTTCATTGGCCACTCGGAATCGCTGCATAACCTGTCCCGGGCTTTCAAGCCGATTCATCACCCGGGGGCCATCGTGTACAAGAAGGAGGTTTGAGTGTCCCAGGATAGTGAACGCAGACAGCACGCGCGCCTGCCCAAACCCTATCGTCTGGAGCTGGCGGAGTTTGTTTTTCCCCTCAAGCAGCAGCCGCGCATCAGCGCCGTTTGCGAAGATGTCAGCGCTGGAGGATTGGCCGTGGTGGTGCCACGACGGTTTGAGCTTGGCTCCAAGGTCCAGGTCCGTTTGCACATGGCCAGGCTGAACAAGTTCCATCCCGGTTTTTTCAAGGTTTTCGAGAGTGACGTGGACCAGACCCTGCAAGCCGTGGCCGAGGTGGTGCGGGTCGAGGAACGCATAGCGCTGCGCAGTTATTGCCTGGGTCTTCGTTTCACGGATGTGTACGACGATGACTGGCGCGCGCTGCATGGCTTGATTCAGGACGAGCTCCGTCGCCAGTCCAGGCACGGTCGGGACTGACATGGGAACAGTGCTCTCTGTCGCCAACCAGAAGGGCGGGGTCGGCAAGACCACGACCACCTTGTCCCTGGCCGCGAGTCTCGGCGTCCTGGGACGCAAGGTTTTGGTCATGGACATGGATCCTCACGCCAGCGCCAGCATCCATCTGGCCTATTACCCGGAAAGCGTGACCGGCACTGCCTTCGATGTTTTCGCGGATCACGACGACGCGCGGGCGTTGTGGACTTCGGTCATCCATCGCCGCGCGTCGCATGGTTTTGATTTCGTGCCCAGCGACACCAGACTCTCGGATCTGGAAACGGACCTGCGCGATCGACCAAACAAGGGGCTTATCCTGGCCGGACGCATTGCCGCCATCAGGTCTCGATACGACTATGTCTTGCTGGACTGCCCGCCCCAGATGAGCGTGTTGCTGGTCAATGCCCTGGTGGCGGCGGATTTGGTCGTCATCCCCATTCAGACGGATTTCTTGGCCCTGCACGGACTCAAGCTGCTTTTCGCGACTTTGGGCGCCCTGGAAAGAGGCCTGAAGCGACCGGTCCGCTACAAGGCCCTGGCCACCATGTTTGATTGCCGGGCCAGTGCGTGTCGTCGGGTGCTTGCGTTGTTGCGCCAAAAAATGGGGCCGCGCATGTTCGAAACCGTCATCAACATGGATACCAAGTTTCGCGAGGCCTGCGCCCATGGCCTGACTATCACCGACTTGGCGCCGAGCTCGCGCGGAGCATTGGAATACCTGGAATTGGCCAAGGAATTGGAGCGGATGGAGGAAGCATGAGCGATTGCGTGAAAACGCCGGAAGAATATTTTTTGCAACAGGAGTTTGGCTCCGGAAGCAACACGGATCTGACCGAGGCGGAACAGGCGTTTTTGCGCCGTTACGCTGGATTGGGCGTGGCCCGCGAGGTCCCGGTTCAGAATCCCGAGGCTGTCCTGACTCCCAAGGCACAGGCCGAAACCGCGCCCATGGCCGAGCCAGCCATTGGGTCGGCGAGCACGACCGTGGCCAAGGCCGCGCCACCAGCCGTGGCCACGGTTCAGGAGCAATTGCGCGCCGCGGCTGAAATCCAGCTTGTGTCCTTTTTTTTGTCCGGCCAGGAATACGCCCTGCCTATCTCCATGGTGCAGGAGGTCATCACCTTTGTCGAACCGACCAAATTGCCGGCGGCACCGGCATACATCTCCGGCATCATTAACTTGCGAGGGCGGGTCACGCCCCTTGTCCGGCTCAATGACTTGCTGCGCCTCACGGCCCGGGACGAGGATCGAGAACGCTTTATCGCGGTCTGCCGGCACGAGGGGTTGCAAATCGGTTTGATCGTCCATGCCGTGGCGACCATGTACCGGGTACGCGCCGAGGATGTGGAATGGAACATCGAGGCCCGGCTCGGCGTTGGCGGCGATCATCTTGCCGGGCTTTTGAAATTTCAAGACAAGCTGATCGGCATCATCGCCGTGGATCAATTGGTGCGTACTGTTCTGGATCGGTAGCGGAAGCCGAAAAGTGATTGCGGAGGGAGCATGGCCAAGCATATTTTGATTGTGGATGATTCAAAGACGGTTCGGAACCTGGTGGCCTTCATCATGAAAAAGGAAGGCTTCAAGGTAACCGTGGCCGAGGATGGTTTGGACGGCCTGGAAAAGCTCTATGCGACAGGCAAGGTCGATTTGATCATTTCCGATATCAATATGCCACGGATGGACGGTTTCACCTTCATCAAGACGGTCCGCGAGCAGGACGCCTATCGTGATATTCCCATTGTGGTTTTATCCACAGAAGGCCAGGAGAAGGACATCCAGGCCGGCCTGAACCTGGGAGCGAATATGTACATGGTTAAACCGGCCCAGCCTGAAAAGATGCTCCGCAACGTCAAGATGCTGCTCGGTTGATGGCGCCAACACCGGAATTTCACGGGAAAGAATTTTTCGAGGCCGGGGAACACGTGGGGCGTCGTTTGGTGAAGAGAAACAAGGCACGAAAGGGGTTTTGAATGAACCAGGATTTCATGGATCCGGAAATTTACGCGGATTTCGTCATCGAAGCCAGGGAGCATCTGGAGACCATTGAGCCGACCCTGTTGGAGCTGGAGCGGACGCCCGACAATCTGGGCCTTTTGGACGAGATTTTCCGGCCCATGCATTCGTTGAAAGGGGCGTCGGGTTTTTTGGGATTGAATCGGATGAATCGCTTGGCCCACAAGGGCGAGAGCGTCCTCGACGAGCTGCGCAGAGGGAGGATGCGGGTCACTTCGGAAATCATGGACCTGATTCTCAAGACCACGGACATGCTCAAGGAAATGATCGAGTCCTTGGAAGAACATGGGCACGAGGGGGAGGGCAACATCGAATCCTTGATCGGGGCCCTGGACGATCTGCTTTCTGGCGCTACTCCCGCGCCGGCCTCGCCGTCGACAGTGCCGCCCGCCGCGCAAGCGGACTGCTCCGAGGCGGGCGTCTATCGCTTGTCGCTCAAGAACGCGCCCGAATTGCCGGCCTACACCTTGACCGTGGTCAACGAGGAGCATTTGAGTGATTTTTTGGAGGAAGCCCAGGAAGCCATCACCGCCTTGAACGAAGCCCTGGTCCGGGCGGAGCAGGACCCGACCGATGCCGAGCTGATCAATGACCTCTTCCGGTATTTTCATAATTTCAAGGGTAATTCCGGCATCATCGGCCATGTCGAGCTCAATGCCCTGACGCATGAAGCCGAGACCCTTCTCAATGGAGTCCGCAAGGGCGACCATGCGCTGACGCGTGGCACCGTGGATTTGCTCTTGTCCGTGGTCGATGGGTTGGAGGAGCTGTTGCGGCGCATTGACCCTCGGACAGCTCGGACCACGCCGGTGGACATCGCGGCCCTGGTCGAAGGGTTGCGGGCCGAACAGGCTTTCGGGGATGGTCCGGGTTGCGATGAAAAACCCGCGGCGTCGCGGCTTGTCCCTGTTTCGGCTGCGCCCCCGGTCACAGCCGTCGCGGCTGGCGTTGATCCCGAGGATCTGGCCATTTTCGAGGACACGGTAACCCAGCAGTTGGAAAACATGAGCCTGGCCCTGTCCGTTCTGGCCAAGGATCCAAACCAGCGGGAGTATATCGACGGCTTGTATCGCTCATTGTCCTCGTTGCAAAATTCCTCGGCCTACATGAATCAGGACGACCTGCGCGTTTACGCCGAGCGTACGGCCGGTTTGGTCCGCCAGGCGCGGGACACGGGGCTCGACTTTTCGCTCATGCTTGGGATGCTTGAACAGGAAGTCTCCATTCTGGAGGAAATGGTCGGCAAGGCCCTGGCTGGATTGAAAACCGCGCCACGTACCGAGCCTGAGTCCGTGCCCGTGGCTGCATGCCCGGAGGCCGCCGCCACCGATGCGCGGACCGTGATCGCCGAGGCCGGGGGGGACGATCGAGATGATTCGCAAAAAACGGCCAAGGACAAGTCCAAGAAGACATCGTCCACCATTCGCGTCGACCATGCCAAGCTCGATCACTTGATGAATCTGATCGGCGAGCTGATCATCAATCGCAACCGTTTCGCCATGCTGGCCAAGGCCTTGGAAGCTGGAGAAAATGCGCACGATATCGCCCAGCATCTGACCGAAACGACCTATTCCATGAATCGTATTTCCGATGATCTGCAAGATACCATCATGCATGTGCGCATGGTTCCGGTGCAGACGGTTTTTTCAAAATTTCCGCGTCTCATTCGCGATTTGAGTCGGAAATCCGGCAAGAAAGTGGAGCTGATCACCGAAGGCGAGGAGACCGAGCTGGACAAAAGCGTGGTCGAGGTCATTGGCGATCCGTTGGTGCATTTGCTGCGCAATTCCGTCGATCACGGCCTGGAATCCGCCGAAGTACGAATTGCCGCGGGCAAGCCGGAAACGGGTCGGGTTTGGCTGCGGGCTTTTCACAAGGGGAATTCCGTGCTGATCGAAGTCGAGGACGACGGCAAGGGGATCGATCCCGATGTCATGCGCCGCAAGGCTATCGAAAAGGGCCTGATCAGCGAGGACGAGGCCCGGACCATGGATGACCGGGCCGCCCGCGAATTGATTTTCGCGCCGGGTTTTTCGACGGCCGCCCAGATCACGGATATCTCCGGACGGGGCGTGGGCATGGACGTGGTGCGCAACAATATCAAGGAGCTCAAGGGGAGCGTGCAGGTTCAGTCCGAGGTGGGCAAGGGCACCACCTTCACGTTGACCCTGCCCCTGACCCTGGCCATCATTGACGCGCTCATGGTCCAGGTGGCGGGAGACACGTACGCCATTCC
This window encodes:
- a CDS encoding HEAT repeat domain-containing protein, translating into MSHDMLDNLRSADVDLQREGAFQAAEARQEEAVPLLVALLQSSNLGVQEAADHALRKIGGRRAVEGVLPLLRSDHPPVRNLAMDLLRALGGEHLDLLLPLLKDEDPDVRIFMSDILGATDNVLAVSSLCEALLRDPEVNVRYQAAVSLGNLARPEAVKSLNQALDDDEWVQFAVIEALMKIRDDSSINAFARALDRSSELVGSMIIDALGEMGNIKAAPMLLKRLDSSDAALRNKVLRAIVRIMGGKSLALLAADERVRVGRYLLSALDDEDAEVQDSAMVGLGYVGDNKAMARILDVAGALDPDRDLERVGLAVDALVRIGALDELGKALLCPNEGAAQIAALVLERIGTPEAVAMLIHAFASSERDMQRSLAAGVARVAGEEAKGFFLDVLKTTSDGTILKQSLFFLGTKLRCPDCVEAILAHLSHPYHDVKEAALDAAVAVGSEPVARYFQSMSTAADSMSRLMGLYGLGRIDVRAHSSELLRGLSDESADVRKICLEALGSMAHEPRIFSALLGLARDEVPEVRLALVETMGRVCSDEAWDFLCRALKDEDDWVRIRAVEALADCTFSQGVPAIIGLLEDRNQLVVLKALSALGRMGGQAAFRALMATLDHEDPEIQAAAEQALDVLQAHSGEVC
- a CDS encoding ParA family protein; protein product: MGTVLSVANQKGGVGKTTTTLSLAASLGVLGRKVLVMDMDPHASASIHLAYYPESVTGTAFDVFADHDDARALWTSVIHRRASHGFDFVPSDTRLSDLETDLRDRPNKGLILAGRIAAIRSRYDYVLLDCPPQMSVLLVNALVAADLVVIPIQTDFLALHGLKLLFATLGALERGLKRPVRYKALATMFDCRASACRRVLALLRQKMGPRMFETVINMDTKFREACAHGLTITDLAPSSRGALEYLELAKELERMEEA
- a CDS encoding chemotaxis response regulator protein-glutamate methylesterase: MIRVVVVDDSAFMRKAIGTMLENDAEIEVVGTAKNGQEGLDLVRRLDPDVVTLDIEMPVMDGLTALKHIMMEMPRPVIMISSLTVEGAEATLKALDAGAVDFIPKKLSRVSLEIVKIEQDLQAKVKAVAKRPGGFRRTRPRPMLPGLPTSMIPAVSRRAGMRSVIAIGVSTGGPPAVQSILSRLPGDFPATILIAQHMPQAFTGPFAKRLNSLSALDVSEALDGAPVAPGRVYVAPGGSHLRVRREGMRLVVEVGVEPHDSLYKPSANELLASVADVCGGRAVGMLLTGMGSDGLEGARKLKASGGRILAQSDATCVVYGMPKAVVDAGLADEIIDLPDIPAALVGALVR
- a CDS encoding response regulator, with the translated sequence MAKHILIVDDSKTVRNLVAFIMKKEGFKVTVAEDGLDGLEKLYATGKVDLIISDINMPRMDGFTFIKTVREQDAYRDIPIVVLSTEGQEKDIQAGLNLGANMYMVKPAQPEKMLRNVKMLLG
- a CDS encoding purine-binding chemotaxis protein CheW; the encoded protein is MSDCVKTPEEYFLQQEFGSGSNTDLTEAEQAFLRRYAGLGVAREVPVQNPEAVLTPKAQAETAPMAEPAIGSASTTVAKAAPPAVATVQEQLRAAAEIQLVSFFLSGQEYALPISMVQEVITFVEPTKLPAAPAYISGIINLRGRVTPLVRLNDLLRLTARDEDRERFIAVCRHEGLQIGLIVHAVATMYRVRAEDVEWNIEARLGVGGDHLAGLLKFQDKLIGIIAVDQLVRTVLDR
- a CDS encoding protein-glutamate O-methyltransferase CheR, which codes for MSGLFSKTITLTKELKVNDEEFVNLRDFVYEQSGIFIADNRKYLLENRLGNRLKELNLKSFGEYFYFLKYDSGRKSELNRLFEVITTNETSFYRNPPQLQVFQDVILKEALEARRKAGDRSLRIWSAGCSTGEEPYTLSIMLHEVLRFEIASWDIRITASDLSEGVLHSARRGVYTEYALRTTPKEIVTRYFDKDGDGRFRIKNEIRNLVQFGQLNLSDRMQIKRVERSQIVFCRNVIIYFDEEMKRQVIGGFYDNLLPGGYLFIGHSESLHNLSRAFKPIHHPGAIVYKKEV
- a CDS encoding chemotaxis protein CheA → MNQDFMDPEIYADFVIEAREHLETIEPTLLELERTPDNLGLLDEIFRPMHSLKGASGFLGLNRMNRLAHKGESVLDELRRGRMRVTSEIMDLILKTTDMLKEMIESLEEHGHEGEGNIESLIGALDDLLSGATPAPASPSTVPPAAQADCSEAGVYRLSLKNAPELPAYTLTVVNEEHLSDFLEEAQEAITALNEALVRAEQDPTDAELINDLFRYFHNFKGNSGIIGHVELNALTHEAETLLNGVRKGDHALTRGTVDLLLSVVDGLEELLRRIDPRTARTTPVDIAALVEGLRAEQAFGDGPGCDEKPAASRLVPVSAAPPVTAVAAGVDPEDLAIFEDTVTQQLENMSLALSVLAKDPNQREYIDGLYRSLSSLQNSSAYMNQDDLRVYAERTAGLVRQARDTGLDFSLMLGMLEQEVSILEEMVGKALAGLKTAPRTEPESVPVAACPEAAATDARTVIAEAGGDDRDDSQKTAKDKSKKTSSTIRVDHAKLDHLMNLIGELIINRNRFAMLAKALEAGENAHDIAQHLTETTYSMNRISDDLQDTIMHVRMVPVQTVFSKFPRLIRDLSRKSGKKVELITEGEETELDKSVVEVIGDPLVHLLRNSVDHGLESAEVRIAAGKPETGRVWLRAFHKGNSVLIEVEDDGKGIDPDVMRRKAIEKGLISEDEARTMDDRAARELIFAPGFSTAAQITDISGRGVGMDVVRNNIKELKGSVQVQSEVGKGTTFTLTLPLTLAIIDALMVQVAGDTYAIPLDAVSETTKISASKINEINRRKATTLRGDVLGLVDLGEILDLSATPQQRDLLPVVILNINDRRLGLVVDQLLQRQDVVIKSMGDYLGDIHGISGATIMGDGSVILILDPHEIYRIATAKNLG
- a CDS encoding PilZ domain-containing protein, which gives rise to MSQDSERRQHARLPKPYRLELAEFVFPLKQQPRISAVCEDVSAGGLAVVVPRRFELGSKVQVRLHMARLNKFHPGFFKVFESDVDQTLQAVAEVVRVEERIALRSYCLGLRFTDVYDDDWRALHGLIQDELRRQSRHGRD